Proteins found in one Maridesulfovibrio sp. genomic segment:
- a CDS encoding thermonuclease family protein, which yields MNKIIVIFTILLSILASSAYAEQFEYIRPKDGDSFTVRLRGLEIDLRLISVDCPEYDQEYGQDARAFTDRWLRQGPAEIEYDNRTQDRYGRVLGYVWRKGEMLNLELARRGYCVAVLYTRTQKHFKEIRAAEQLAKKEKLGIWENGGLRMSPSTFRQKKRRNRNK from the coding sequence ATGAACAAAATCATAGTCATATTCACAATCCTGCTCTCCATACTCGCAAGCTCTGCCTACGCAGAACAATTCGAATACATACGCCCCAAAGACGGCGATTCTTTCACTGTGCGGCTCAGAGGCCTTGAAATAGATCTCAGATTAATCAGTGTTGATTGCCCTGAATATGATCAGGAATACGGACAGGACGCGAGAGCGTTCACTGACAGGTGGTTACGGCAGGGTCCCGCCGAAATAGAATATGACAATCGCACCCAGGACCGGTACGGTCGAGTGCTGGGTTATGTATGGCGTAAGGGCGAAATGCTCAATTTAGAATTGGCCCGGCGCGGGTACTGCGTTGCCGTACTCTACACAAGAACACAAAAACATTTCAAAGAGATCCGTGCAGCGGAGCAACTGGCTAAGAAAGAGAAGCTGGGAATTTGGGAGAACGGTGGATTAAGAATGTCACCGTCTACGTTTAGACAGAAGAAAAGAAGAAATAGGAATAAATAG
- a CDS encoding GIY-YIG nuclease family protein — protein sequence MLRYLCRLAFAWIFGVVGFAASICLGGWCGAALAKIFKSAVGGQTFGMILGAVFGGFIHIRIFNKLESQFFPPAKIVHAEECLDSRVIHGEVSQEQVQVEYDGCVYCLSNPAMPGLYKIGYTKRCPHQRAFDLYKGRNGTGTGVPMPFKVEFYFKCMEAYKTEQLLHKKLAPYRLNTHREFFEIDLQELERVFSDNIPEPCECVGIAPHL from the coding sequence ATGTTGCGTTATTTGTGCAGATTAGCTTTTGCTTGGATCTTTGGAGTTGTTGGCTTTGCAGCATCAATTTGCCTTGGGGGATGGTGTGGAGCAGCTCTTGCTAAAATATTTAAATCAGCCGTTGGGGGCCAAACTTTCGGGATGATTCTTGGGGCTGTCTTTGGCGGGTTTATCCATATTCGTATTTTTAACAAGCTTGAAAGTCAGTTTTTCCCACCAGCTAAGATAGTACATGCAGAAGAATGTTTAGATTCGAGAGTCATTCATGGGGAGGTTTCTCAAGAACAAGTTCAAGTTGAATATGATGGTTGTGTATATTGCCTTTCAAATCCAGCTATGCCGGGATTGTATAAAATTGGATATACAAAACGTTGTCCCCATCAACGAGCATTTGATTTATATAAGGGCCGAAATGGAACCGGGACAGGGGTTCCGATGCCGTTTAAGGTTGAATTTTATTTCAAGTGTATGGAAGCCTACAAAACAGAGCAACTCCTTCACAAAAAATTAGCTCCCTACAGGCTGAATACCCATAGGGAGTTTTTTGAGATTGATTTGCAAGAGTTGGAGAGGGTCTTTTCAGATAATATTCCTGAGCCTTGTGAGTGTGTGGGAATTGCCCCTCATTTATAG
- a CDS encoding helix-turn-helix transcriptional regulator has product MSITFTIDSPQSKRFALDYWFRSKGIKKKDFAKKMNVSTQRFSQILNGDYVSGAVFDQLQEIEIDGHRIPRDLIPVPSSPKKLGRKIKES; this is encoded by the coding sequence TTGTCAATAACATTTACTATTGATTCCCCGCAAAGTAAACGGTTTGCCCTTGATTACTGGTTTCGGTCCAAAGGGATTAAGAAAAAAGACTTTGCCAAAAAGATGAATGTCTCTACTCAGCGGTTCTCGCAAATATTAAATGGAGACTACGTGAGTGGTGCTGTTTTCGATCAGCTCCAAGAAATTGAGATTGATGGTCACAGAATCCCCCGTGATCTAATACCTGTCCCTTCCAGCCCCAAGAAATTGGGTCGTAAGATCAAGGAGTCATAG
- a CDS encoding helix-turn-helix domain-containing protein — translation MLMKGDAEFNGILARLAEAFCIDGNITQVKLAEALDIRQSSISDAKRRKSIPAEWLLKALEISGVDPNWIRTGEGPKYRVLSDDPTGALTVTELTKRIVEEYRRPLCFEELLEILNDRLPDGACLKIEYLKTKSFTERYLGAHEAVTEQQESHDA, via the coding sequence ATGCTTATGAAGGGAGATGCGGAATTTAATGGAATTTTAGCGCGATTGGCTGAAGCGTTTTGTATTGACGGGAACATTACCCAGGTCAAGCTGGCCGAAGCTTTGGATATTCGCCAGTCATCAATTTCCGATGCCAAGCGCAGGAAGTCGATCCCTGCAGAATGGCTGCTTAAAGCTCTCGAAATTTCAGGGGTTGATCCTAATTGGATTCGTACAGGGGAGGGACCGAAATACAGAGTGCTTTCTGATGATCCAACAGGAGCTCTCACCGTTACTGAACTTACTAAAAGGATTGTGGAGGAATACAGGCGGCCGCTGTGTTTTGAGGAACTTCTTGAGATTTTGAATGATCGTTTGCCGGATGGGGCATGTCTGAAGATTGAATACCTTAAAACCAAAAGTTTTACGGAACGATACCTTGGAGCACATGAAGCAGTAACCGAACAGCAGGAGAGTCACGATGCGTAA
- a CDS encoding ParA family protein: protein MRKIGITISKGGTAKTTTGANVSHGLAMRGHKVALIDLDTQGQVQRFFGVDQMNTLTDLIRGVPLKECLVEVRDNLHLIAGGPELAGLKEWISSRTMKREMVISELLKPLEGMGFDFVIIDTSPGWDALNINVLFYVDELLCPVRLEAMSMDGLKEFIGNLDEVQEYRNDLQIDYVVPTFLDRREKQCDEVHAMLQNHFKSKVTMPIPKNVRLSESFAHGQTIYEYAPDCPGAYAYHELTDLVESYVR from the coding sequence ATGCGTAAAATCGGAATCACCATTTCTAAAGGTGGTACTGCCAAGACTACCACCGGAGCAAATGTTTCACACGGCTTGGCCATGCGTGGCCACAAGGTTGCTTTGATAGATCTGGATACCCAGGGGCAGGTGCAGCGGTTCTTTGGTGTGGACCAGATGAATACCCTTACTGACCTGATCCGTGGTGTGCCGCTTAAGGAATGTCTTGTAGAGGTTCGTGACAACCTTCATCTCATTGCCGGAGGTCCTGAGCTGGCCGGGCTGAAGGAGTGGATTTCTAGCCGGACCATGAAAAGGGAAATGGTTATTTCGGAATTGTTGAAGCCGCTTGAAGGCATGGGCTTCGATTTTGTAATCATCGATACCTCGCCTGGCTGGGATGCGCTGAACATTAATGTTCTCTTTTACGTGGACGAGCTCCTTTGTCCGGTGCGTCTCGAAGCCATGTCCATGGATGGGCTGAAGGAATTTATTGGTAATCTTGATGAAGTGCAGGAGTACCGGAATGATTTACAGATTGATTATGTGGTTCCAACCTTTCTGGATCGCCGGGAAAAGCAGTGCGATGAAGTTCATGCCATGCTGCAGAATCATTTTAAGTCCAAAGTCACCATGCCGATTCCGAAAAATGTCCGGTTGTCCGAGTCTTTTGCTCATGGGCAGACCATTTATGAATACGCTCCTGATTGTCCTGGTGCTTATGCCTATCATGAACTGACTGATCTGGTGGAAAGCTATGTCCGGTAG
- a CDS encoding helix-turn-helix domain-containing protein, translated as MGTLFTDEDARKEFRAAVREAMAPVAKLALLNQRLSVDETEAAQLLGVSPNTLRNWRVQKRGPGYSKVGAKVVYEVSKIRKWLEANGKKTIGC; from the coding sequence ATGGGAACTTTATTTACCGATGAAGATGCTCGTAAAGAATTTCGTGCTGCTGTTCGTGAGGCTATGGCTCCAGTGGCAAAGCTGGCTTTGTTGAACCAGCGTTTATCTGTGGATGAAACTGAGGCTGCCCAGCTCCTCGGTGTTTCTCCCAATACTCTACGTAACTGGAGGGTCCAAAAGCGAGGGCCGGGATATTCAAAGGTCGGGGCCAAGGTAGTTTATGAAGTCTCCAAGATACGGAAATGGTTGGAAGCAAATGGTAAGAAAACTATTGGCTGTTAA
- a CDS encoding site-specific integrase gives MADLIKVKNMTGVFYYEHATKRFRGKPDRTFYISYKISGKRKKEKVGLLSEGFTAAFASQVRAERLRQLRNQTLPTALQGKDITLDEAWERFRDTHLVLSKNTETVSIEDQRYHKHIQPRFGHMQLSRITPFDLEEFKSDLLQKYAPQSTSHIIGLIRRTYTKHIEWKLWTGTPPTAEIKIPKSDNGRYRYLTVEEAKDLLKELRPAKTNNGHKGSATTYNMTLLALHTGMRFKEIASLRGEHINLKNKTLRIVESKNYKGRTIYLTSQVGEMLSSLPLKAGELVFPGRNGKTMTRISNGFKNAVNRLKLNESITDDRDKIVFHSLRHTFASWMAIEGVSLYGIADMLGHSSLEMVKRYAHLCPDVYKQATATFENYFNSQ, from the coding sequence ATGGCCGACCTCATAAAGGTAAAAAACATGACTGGAGTATTCTATTATGAACATGCAACCAAAAGGTTCCGGGGCAAACCGGACCGTACTTTCTACATTTCTTATAAGATAAGCGGCAAACGAAAAAAAGAAAAGGTCGGCTTGCTCTCTGAAGGATTCACTGCCGCATTTGCATCTCAGGTCCGCGCGGAGCGTTTGCGCCAGCTCCGTAACCAGACTTTGCCTACCGCCCTGCAGGGGAAAGATATCACTCTTGATGAAGCCTGGGAAAGATTCCGGGACACTCATCTCGTACTCAGCAAAAACACAGAGACTGTATCGATTGAGGATCAACGCTATCATAAACATATTCAACCAAGGTTCGGACATATGCAGCTCTCCAGAATAACTCCATTTGATTTGGAAGAATTTAAATCCGATCTTCTGCAAAAATACGCCCCTCAATCTACCAGCCACATCATTGGACTTATCCGCAGGACATATACAAAACACATAGAATGGAAACTCTGGACCGGAACACCGCCCACCGCAGAAATCAAGATACCCAAATCCGACAACGGTCGCTATCGCTACCTGACCGTTGAAGAAGCTAAAGATCTGCTGAAAGAATTGCGCCCGGCTAAAACCAATAATGGACATAAGGGGAGTGCCACAACATATAATATGACCCTGCTGGCCCTGCACACAGGAATGCGCTTCAAGGAAATTGCCAGTCTTAGGGGTGAGCATATCAATCTTAAAAATAAGACCTTGCGCATCGTTGAGAGCAAAAATTACAAAGGACGGACTATATATCTCACCAGTCAGGTGGGTGAAATGCTTTCCTCCCTGCCTCTTAAAGCCGGGGAACTGGTTTTCCCTGGGCGTAACGGTAAAACCATGACGCGCATCAGTAACGGTTTCAAGAATGCGGTCAACAGACTGAAGCTCAACGAATCCATTACTGACGACCGGGATAAAATTGTTTTCCATTCCCTGCGCCATACCTTTGCCAGTTGGATGGCCATTGAGGGAGTTTCGCTTTACGGCATAGCCGACATGCTTGGACACTCCAGCCTCGAAATGGTCAAACGCTACGCCCACCTCTGCCCAGATGTATATAAGCAGGCCACCGCGACCTTTGAAAATTATTTTAACAGCCAATAG
- the putP gene encoding sodium/proline symporter PutP, producing the protein MIQTETLLTFGVYLVFLLAVGWYFYKRTSDIEGYILGGRGLGGWVTALSAQASDMSGWLLMGLPGAVYLGGMTEAWIAIGLLVGTALNWIFVSTRLRVYTEMTDTLTISSFFEKRFNDPTSLLRVGSAVIILIFFTIYSSSGLVAAGKLFESMFNIDYSVAVITGAVVIVSYTFLGGFMAVCWTDFFQGGLMFFAIVLVPILGTIDNGGIPAIEAEMMARHISTSLFHNGAGVPISIVAIISTMAWGLGYFGQPHILTRFMGISSIKELPKATAVALVWVVISLAGAVVVGMVAIPMFDGLHGGEQEKVFIYMIAKLFNPWVGGVLLAAILSAIMSTIDSQLLVSSSALTEDFYKKILRRNASDKELMLVGRLCVLVISIIAMSMALTPGNTVLGLVSYAWGGFGAAFGPVVLFALYSRKTSWISALSGMIVGTLVLVFWKDAGLGATMYEIVPGFVANLLTIMIVNLIVPQKDEQILACFDEMKTALHK; encoded by the coding sequence GTGATTCAAACAGAGACGTTGCTTACTTTTGGTGTTTATCTGGTTTTCCTGCTTGCGGTGGGGTGGTATTTTTATAAACGCACTTCAGATATTGAAGGTTACATCCTTGGCGGACGAGGACTTGGCGGATGGGTTACAGCACTCTCCGCTCAGGCAAGCGATATGTCCGGCTGGCTGCTGATGGGATTGCCCGGTGCGGTATACCTTGGCGGGATGACCGAGGCGTGGATCGCAATCGGTCTTTTGGTGGGTACTGCGCTGAACTGGATTTTTGTATCCACCCGTTTGCGTGTTTACACAGAGATGACCGACACCCTGACCATTTCGTCTTTCTTTGAAAAGCGTTTTAATGATCCTACAAGCCTGCTGCGGGTCGGTTCTGCTGTAATTATCCTGATCTTTTTCACTATTTATTCTTCTTCCGGTCTGGTTGCGGCAGGTAAGCTTTTCGAGTCTATGTTCAATATCGACTATTCTGTTGCCGTTATTACCGGTGCAGTTGTCATTGTTTCCTATACTTTTCTGGGCGGATTCATGGCTGTATGCTGGACTGATTTCTTTCAGGGCGGGCTAATGTTTTTCGCAATTGTTCTTGTCCCGATTCTCGGCACTATCGATAATGGTGGTATCCCTGCCATTGAAGCTGAAATGATGGCCAGACATATCTCCACAAGCTTGTTCCACAACGGAGCCGGAGTGCCGATTTCCATCGTGGCCATTATTTCAACCATGGCCTGGGGGCTTGGATACTTTGGTCAACCGCATATCCTGACCCGTTTCATGGGTATCAGTTCTATTAAAGAGCTTCCCAAGGCTACTGCTGTCGCCCTTGTCTGGGTTGTTATCTCTCTTGCCGGAGCCGTTGTCGTTGGTATGGTTGCCATTCCCATGTTTGACGGGCTTCATGGCGGGGAGCAGGAAAAAGTATTTATTTACATGATCGCCAAGCTTTTTAATCCGTGGGTCGGCGGTGTGCTGCTTGCGGCTATCCTTTCAGCGATTATGTCTACAATTGATTCACAGCTTTTGGTTTCCTCTTCAGCGCTGACTGAAGACTTTTATAAGAAAATTCTGCGTCGTAATGCATCGGATAAAGAACTTATGCTTGTCGGCCGCCTTTGCGTTCTGGTCATTTCAATTATCGCCATGAGTATGGCACTTACGCCCGGTAATACTGTGCTTGGTCTGGTTTCCTACGCATGGGGCGGATTTGGAGCCGCATTCGGACCTGTTGTGCTTTTTGCTTTGTACAGTAGGAAAACTTCATGGATATCAGCTCTTTCCGGTATGATTGTAGGAACACTTGTTCTGGTTTTCTGGAAAGATGCCGGCTTGGGTGCTACTATGTATGAAATCGTTCCCGGCTTTGTGGCAAACTTGCTGACCATCATGATTGTAAATCTGATCGTTCCTCAAAAAGACGAGCAGATTCTGGCCTGTTTTGATGAAATGAAAACGGCTCTTCACAAATAA
- a CDS encoding THUMP domain-containing protein: MLDFERKSIVLVTCPKNFSPYLAEEVGRLGFKIRAELPAGVETKASLNDCMRLNLWVRCGHRVLYQLKRFKADTPDQMYNQVKDMVWESILGPDDYLTVTSSVRTETVNDSRFANVKVKDAIVDRIREKSGRRPSSGPDMTGIVVFLYWKDDECTVYLDTSGVPLSRRGYRKFPHKAPLQETLAATLIRAAKWYGRGNFVSPMCGSGTLAIEAALVALNGAPGLMRDYYSFMKLPGYNPEYWDNLCIDAEDREHDSINGKIIATDLDPEAVEAAKKNARAAGVEHHIQFEVCDFRDTYIPDGGGVIMMNPEYGERLGNRTKLEKIYSAIGDFFKDKCQGYRGLIFTGNLELAKFIGLKSSKRLIFYNAKIECRLLEYEIFKGSRKSRF; this comes from the coding sequence ATGCTGGATTTTGAACGTAAAAGTATTGTGCTGGTTACCTGCCCCAAAAATTTCAGTCCCTATCTTGCGGAAGAGGTCGGGCGTCTGGGTTTTAAAATCCGTGCGGAACTTCCCGCCGGAGTTGAAACCAAGGCATCCCTCAACGACTGCATGCGCCTTAATCTCTGGGTGCGCTGCGGTCATCGCGTTTTGTATCAGCTCAAGCGGTTCAAAGCCGACACTCCGGATCAGATGTACAATCAGGTCAAAGATATGGTCTGGGAGAGTATTCTCGGACCTGATGATTATCTGACCGTTACATCCTCCGTTCGCACTGAAACCGTCAATGATTCCCGCTTCGCCAATGTTAAGGTTAAAGATGCCATTGTTGACCGCATCCGTGAGAAAAGCGGCAGACGTCCCTCGTCCGGACCGGATATGACCGGCATTGTAGTCTTTTTATATTGGAAGGATGACGAATGCACAGTCTATCTGGATACTTCCGGTGTACCTCTTTCCAGACGCGGGTATCGTAAATTCCCTCATAAAGCCCCTTTGCAGGAAACTCTTGCCGCAACTTTAATCCGGGCCGCAAAATGGTACGGGCGGGGTAACTTTGTTTCTCCCATGTGCGGTAGCGGCACTCTCGCTATCGAGGCTGCGCTTGTTGCTCTGAATGGAGCTCCGGGCCTGATGCGTGATTACTACTCTTTTATGAAATTGCCCGGTTACAATCCTGAATACTGGGATAATCTGTGCATTGATGCCGAGGACCGGGAGCATGATTCCATCAATGGGAAGATCATCGCCACCGACCTTGATCCTGAAGCGGTAGAAGCTGCTAAAAAGAATGCCCGTGCTGCCGGTGTGGAACACCACATTCAGTTTGAAGTATGTGATTTCCGTGATACTTATATTCCCGATGGGGGCGGCGTGATCATGATGAATCCGGAATACGGTGAACGTCTGGGCAACAGAACCAAGCTGGAAAAAATTTACTCCGCTATCGGAGATTTCTTTAAGGATAAATGTCAGGGCTACAGGGGACTTATTTTTACCGGTAATCTTGAACTTGCAAAATTTATCGGCCTGAAATCATCGAAAAGGCTTATTTTTTACAATGCCAAAATCGAATGCAGATTGCTTGAATATGAGATTTTTAAAGGCAGCCGCAAGTCACGCTTCTAA
- a CDS encoding response regulator — MPRILVVDDDPISRQVLKAMLEKEGHLVTEAEDGVKAVQGYDRSQIDLVITDIFMPEKEGVQTVRELMNVNPDVKIIAVSGGSSSANYDSLDWIKMFGVKYTFTKPFNAKAILDAVDDLLGL, encoded by the coding sequence ATGCCCCGGATTCTCGTCGTTGATGATGATCCGATTTCGCGTCAGGTCCTTAAAGCTATGCTGGAGAAAGAAGGGCACCTTGTTACTGAAGCTGAAGACGGAGTCAAAGCAGTACAGGGATATGACAGAAGTCAGATAGATCTTGTTATTACAGATATTTTCATGCCGGAAAAGGAAGGCGTGCAGACTGTACGGGAACTGATGAATGTAAACCCGGATGTTAAAATTATCGCCGTTTCCGGTGGCAGCTCTTCAGCCAATTACGATTCACTTGATTGGATCAAAATGTTCGGCGTGAAGTATACATTCACCAAACCTTTTAACGCAAAAGCCATTCTGGACGCAGTGGATGATCTGCTTGGTTTATAA